In Chryseobacterium sp., the genomic window CTTGCAGTTCAGGCTTATAAAAATAACAGCCAATATGGGTAAAAATACTTTAATGTGTCGAATCATAATTTCCATTTATAAACATTTCATAATTTTGCTTTCTTCTTGTTTGGTTTTCTATATCTAGAAATTCTTTGGCTGCCTCTTCATATTTTTCATCTAATAATTTTTTGTACAAATTAGGTGCTTTATTGGCGCTTAAAAAATAAGCACCACAATTGAATAATAAATCAACCAATGCATCAAATTCTCTTTGATATAGTTTAACTGTTACATCTCTTTGGACAGCTTGCTCAAACTCTTTTAAATCTTCTTTAAATAATTCTGTTGCTTTTTCTTCGTTTATTCCGTTTTTAAATTCATCAGGTATTGTAATTTCTTCACATCTTTTCTTCTTAATCAAATGCCCATAACCAATAGTACAATAGCCTTTTTTGTCGTTGTATGGATCTTTCATTAATTTTTCCCAATCTTTAATAAAAGCTATCAGCTGGTCACTTGCTTTAAGCGTTTTAGGGTCTACTCGTTCTGTATTCCCTGTAGAATTCCCAGATGTAGAGTTAGGGGTAGAAAATTTACCACTACAGCTACACATATCCTTAAACCCTAATTCATTAGCTAGTTGTACAATACTTTTGCCATTGAGCTCTTCAGAATTTTTCACAAAATAATTTTTAGTTAAATACTCCTGAGAAAATTCTCTTACATCAAAGTGAACCCAAGTCGTAGCAAAAGACTCTAAATAAAAAATATCTTTACCCGCGTTCCAATCCTGTTTAGCCCCCGTATACTTCATGAAAATATCTTTTCTGATTTTATTCATGTCATCATTACTCCTAGTCCGTTGTCCTGTGCTTAATAGATTGTAATGAATATCTATCGCTTTTCCGCAGTGATTAGTAGTTCTGTCTCTTATATAAATTGGATGGTCATGGCATCTATAACCAGACTCAATCCATTTTGTTTTAAAATTAAGTTGCTTATCCTTATCAATATAAAACATAGATGCTCTATAAGCGCAAATCAAACTTCTATGAATTCCAGGATATTCATATTTTCTATGCTTTTCCTGAATTGTTGTTTTTTGGTATTCATCACTATTTCTTTCTTTTCCAAAGCCCGTACAAGATCCGCATTTACATTTAATTTCATCAAAATTTATTGGATATTTCTGTTGGAACTCATCTATCGCCTTCAATACATTACCACAAACCTTTCCGGTTTCCGGAACTTTCATATAATCCCGTTGGAATTGCTTTATCATTTTTTCTGTTCTGTCCGTAAATTCATCTGTTGGGACGTTTCCTCCAAATCCAGCCAGACGGATATTAATTTCCCTGATGAGCTCACTCTTTGGGCTGCCTTTTTTAATACAGAATTTGCCCCCACAGTTGGTATTGTTGCTTAACGTCTCTCTTCCCACTTTCACAGCCCCTTTATTCTCCACCATATCCGGAAGTTTTGCGGTAGCATATAAAATGGCCAGATCAGTCTTTTCCATATAGGCAGCTTTTTCTTTGGCGTCTTTACCTTCGCCTTCTGTAATTTTTACAATGGCAGCTATTTTAAAATAGTTTTTAGGTTTTCCAAGTTTGGAAGGGTCTACTTTTACGATCAGTTCACCTTTTTTATTGATGGTACCTTCAGCTTTATGGAAGAAGGTTTCTTTGGAAAACTTTTCTTTAACGTCTTTCCAGTCTTTCCATTGTTTGGCACTCCACGCAATATCAAAATAAGGATCGGATTGGGTCATGAAATGGACTTCCACTTTTTTATCCACCATATTAATGGCATACACTTTAAAATATAAAGCTTTATCGATGGGTGAATTGTAGTATTTTTCGGTATCTGTGGCATCGCAGAAGTAACCGTCTACAATTTTAGGAATATTGGAGACCTTTAAATATTCACCCAATGCTTTTTCTCCGTTGAGTATCTTCAATGAAGGATCTTTGGGAGCCAGTTTAAAATGGAGCTGGCCGTCCTTAGTTAATCCCCGGGCTTCTATTTTAAGTTTTATGCTATTGTTAAGGGTAAAAGGCCAATAGACTCCGCTATTATTTTCAGGCAGTGTTCCGGCTATATTATGGACCAGATTGACTCCGTTACTGTCATTGTCATAGATCTGCAAAGTGACTTCTTCGCCCTGCAGTCCTTCATATTTTACAAAAGCACAGACTTCCTGTTCATATCCTGCTTCTTTGATTACATTACCGCTGCTTCCGTCATTATCAATCCATTTGGATGTTTCAACTAGGATTTTCGGTTGGATAACCTTGAGTTTTAATGGATTTTGTGAAGATCTTCCGCCCATCAGGCAGTCGATGGTATATTCACCGGGAAGAGCAAATGTATACGTAAATTTTTTCGGATCCGGATCCGGAAGCGGATGCCGGACCGGTTACCTTCCAGACAATAGGGCCGTCTTTTGCAGCGTCATAACCGCTGAGTAATGTTTTACTGATTTCAAAAGGAACTTGAGAGCCTGTTCTGGCCTTTTTACCCGCTTTGATTTCAGTAACAATATTTTCCTTGACTTCAAAATGCCAGTCATCATCTTCTTTTTTAGTACCGGCATTGGCTGCTATACTATACGCCTCTACAATATATTTCCCGGGTTTCATAAGCTGAGAACCGGGGATGGTAATGTTTTTTCCTGTTCCCTGGAGCACACCGTTCAGATTCCATTTGATTTCTGAAGATTCATCTGAAGTAAGACCATACGGTGAATTTTCATCTCCGAACTTATATTTCATTTTTGAAACACTGAAGGACATTGCGGTTCCGGGTCTTACGATCTCAGCACCATGGCTGATGCCTAAGACGGCATTCCCTTCTGTTTCTCCGGAAATCTTTTTTTCTATGGTTTCACCTTTATCGTTAATATAACGGGCGACTATGGTGTATTTTGCCTTTGAATTTTTGGGAGTAAAGGTAAGCGTATCACCATTTACCTGAACTCCCTCAGTAATTGTATTTTCCGTTGCATCCTGTACAGATAATGTAAGTTTTGATTTTTCTTCTTCTGTCAAATCAGGAATGAAAAACTTGGCTTTAAAAACAGAGGGAACTCCTTTTCTGAATTTTCTGTTTTTAGAAGGATCGATACGGGTTGTAAAGTCCGCTGAGGTACACTCGAGATCGAGCAGGCTGTTTTCTACGACCTCAACATCAATAGAACAGGTAGGATCACATTTGTCATATTTTCCTTTTTCAAATTCCTGGCTTTTAGGTTTTCCGTAGCCTTCTATTCTGAATTTTCCCACGCCTTCAAAGCTTTGTGAAAATTCTGTCCCCACCTGTTCTTTTAGAAAGACTCTGTTTTCTTTTTTACCCTGATGATCACTGTACACCATCCAGGAGGTCAGCTGTTTGTTGCCGCTTTTCAGATTAGCCTTAAAAGAAGCTTCTTCATCTTTACGGAGATATACGATTCCGTTTTTATTTTTGGAATCTATTTCTTTAAAAGTGGCTCTGTTTTCAATTTTGGTTAAAATAATAGATGTTACGGAAGGGTATTCTTCTTTTTTCTTAGGCTGTTCTATTGCCGGATTCACCATGG contains:
- a CDS encoding glycoside hydrolase family protein yields the protein MGGRSSQNPLKLKVIQPKILVETSKWIDNDGSSGNVIKEAGYEQEVCAFVKYEGLQGEEVTLQIYDNDSNGVNLVHNIAGTLPENNSGVYWPFTLNNSIKLKIEARGLTKDGQLHFKLAPKDPSLKILNGEKALGEYLKVSNIPKIVDGYFCDATDTEKYYNSPIDKALYFKVYAINMVDKKVEVHFMTQSDPYFDIAWSAKQWKDWKDVKEKFSKETFFHKAEGTINKKGELIVKVDPSKLGKPKNYFKIAAIVKITEGEGKDAKEKAAYMEKTDLAILYATAKLPDMVENKGAVKVGRETLSNNTNCGGKFCIKKGSPKSELIREINIRLAGFGGNVPTDEFTDRTEKMIKQFQRDYMKVPETGKVCGNVLKAIDEFQQKYPINFDEIKCKCGSCTGFGKERNSDEYQKTTIQEKHRKYEYPGIHRSLICAYRASMFYIDKDKQLNFKTKWIESGYRCHDHPIYIRDRTTNHCGKAIDIHYNLLSTGQRTRSNDDMNKIRKDIFMKYTGAKQDWNAGKDIFYLESFATTWVHFDVREFSQEYLTKNYFVKNSEELNGKSIVQLANELGFKDMCSCSGKFSTPNSTSGNSTGNTERVDPKTLKASDQLIAFIKDWEKLMKDPYNDKKGYCTIGYGHLIKKKRCEEITIPDEFKNGINEEKATELFKEDLKEFEQAVQRDVTVKLYQREFDALVDLLFNCGAYFLSANKAPNLYKKLLDEKYEEAAKEFLDIENQTRRKQNYEMFINGNYDSTH
- a CDS encoding PAAR-like protein; amino-acid sequence: MSAPIPYTVQSGETLQDIAKKLGIKDWTKLQQYHNQQAGSDQQTSATPYAGFKLLTPPQDEVYTMNGETPPPDAAEEQKNAEQKQGEEKKKEEDEKKSEQASKSDHDGKYFVVHNAKCVCDKAENPKQTGNLLVTSHAIIVLNDEQGKLAATEADTTFNPAPATFGKCTLKPSSGGYLPCALAPAPKWTKTYESTQVMGKNTLTEISELQCMVGGKITIFNHGQTDSVSNAHADNTNPAELAMVNPAIEQPKKKEEYPSVTSIILTKIENRATFKEIDSKNKNGIVYLRKDEEASFKANLKSGNKQLTSWMVYSDHQGKKENRVFLKEQVGTEFSQSFEGVGKFRIEGYGKPKSQEFEKGKYDKCDPTCSIDVEVVENSLLDLECTSADFTTRIDPSKNRKFRKGVPSVFKAKFFIPDLTEEEKSKLTLSVQDATENTITEGVQVNGDTLTFTPKNSKAKYTIVARYINDKGETIEKKISGETEGNAVLGISHGAEIVRPGTAMSFSVSKMKYKFGDENSPYGLTSDESSEIKWNLNGVLQGTGKNITIPGSQLMKPGKYIVEAYSIAANAGTKKEDDDWHFEVKENIVTEIKAGKKARTGSQVPFEISKTLLSGYDAAKDGPIVWKVTGPASASGSGSEKIYVYICSSR